A stretch of Mesorhizobium sp. M2A.F.Ca.ET.046.03.2.1 DNA encodes these proteins:
- a CDS encoding gamma-glutamylcyclotransferase: MALTADLVALTIRAVENAGPGPDIVRNTETDWNAIVRQMLATRPDKQDVWVFAYGSLLWNPAIEHVEERAGVVPGWHRSFCIRLQDWRGTVEQPGLMMGLDRGGQCSGLALRLAEDTVETQLGNLVRREMPVRPSSKPFTNTPRWVQVQTAQGLVRALAFVVNRKGLNYVGGLTPDETASVLATACGRGGSCAEYLYNTISQLETLGIRDRNLWRLQSLVADRLISLHL; this comes from the coding sequence ATGGCGCTGACAGCCGATTTAGTCGCGCTCACAATTCGCGCGGTTGAGAATGCCGGTCCGGGCCCGGATATCGTTCGCAATACCGAAACCGACTGGAACGCCATCGTTCGGCAAATGTTGGCAACGCGACCTGATAAACAGGATGTGTGGGTTTTCGCCTATGGCTCACTTCTGTGGAACCCGGCCATAGAGCATGTGGAGGAGCGGGCTGGCGTGGTTCCAGGTTGGCACCGTTCGTTCTGTATTCGCCTGCAAGATTGGCGCGGAACAGTCGAACAGCCGGGCTTGATGATGGGGCTCGACCGGGGAGGCCAATGCAGCGGATTGGCGCTACGGCTGGCTGAGGACACTGTCGAGACCCAACTCGGAAATCTTGTCCGGCGTGAAATGCCGGTGAGGCCTTCCAGCAAGCCCTTTACCAACACTCCACGTTGGGTGCAGGTTCAGACAGCCCAAGGGCTCGTTCGCGCCCTTGCGTTCGTCGTCAATCGAAAGGGGCTCAACTATGTGGGAGGCCTTACCCCGGACGAGACGGCAAGCGTTTTGGCCACGGCGTGCGGGCGTGGAGGATCGTGCGCCGAGTACCTTTACAACACAATCTCGCAATTGGAGACCTTGGGCATTCGGGATCGCAACTTGTGGCGCTTGCAGTCACTTGTCGCAGACAGGCTTATTTCATTGCATCTGTGA